Proteins co-encoded in one Gossypium arboreum isolate Shixiya-1 chromosome 11, ASM2569848v2, whole genome shotgun sequence genomic window:
- the LOC108471391 gene encoding UPF0481 protein At3g47200-like translates to MSSTEGGGGTVGAVSTDQTVINNISNNDSVGIDMPCTDVDLSSGELENFRSLYKALDGGQPTLRDKPLIRKVPSTLRRNEDFKKYFKPKVISIGPLHHDDPTLHESMELKLKLAAHFVKNIDYLKVYSNMKKELDDLKKCYEPQELEKYSDDDEKLAWMFFVDGCAILQAVYLRYGDDGDDDMFNFYGRLFIKNDLLTFVYSDLFLLENQLPFSFCSSEWWWEQHQGERIHLLILLRVRLLFKKEKPRRWYFPFFIEHGSSNEARTKRCQSHTIPNVKELKKVGIWLKASETSRLTDISFNPIFFIGKLCLPPIPVDDSTMNLIAYEMCPDFDNDFSVSSYMCFLDLLIDEAEDVKDLRDAGILYNRLGSDEEVAKLFNKMNTDLVPSPMIYSGVKWKIHNHCKTPWINHAAQGYHTYFRSPWTVFALAGAITALLLAAFQTYFTIHQPK, encoded by the exons ATGTCGTCCACGGAGGGAGGAGGCGGCACTGTCGGAGCAGTTTCCACTGATCAAACAGTCATCAACAACATTAGCAACAACGATTCCGTGGGCATTGATATGCCGTGTACAGACGTCGATCTCAGCAGTGGCGAATTAGAGAATTTCCGGTCATTATACAAAGCTTTGGACGGCGGCCAACCCACCCTCAGAGACAAACCATTGATACGAAAAGTCCCATCTACCCTTCGCCGTAATGAAGATTTCAAGAAGTATTTCAAGCCGAAAGTGATCTCAATCGGCCCACTCCACCACGATGATCCCACCCTCCATGAATCCATGGAGCTCAAGCTCAAATTAGCAGCACATTTCGTCAAAAACATTGACTACCTTAAGGTGTACAGCAACATGAAGAAAGAGCTCGATGACTTAAAGAAATGCTATGAACCACAGGAATTAGAGAAATATAGCGACGATGACGAGAAACTGGCTTGGATGTTCTTCGTTGACGGCTGCGCAATTTTACAAGCAGTTTATTTGCGTTACGGTGATGATGGTGATGatgatatgtttaatttttatGGCCGGTTGTTTATTAAAAACGATTTGCTGACATTTGTGTACTCGGATCTGTTCTTGTTGGAGAACCAATTACCTTTTTC ATTTTGCTCCAGTGAATGGTGGTGGGAGCAGCATCAAGGAGAGCGAATTCACTTATTGATTCTACTACGAGTAAGACTccttttcaaaaaagaaaaaccaCGGCGGTGGTATTTTCCGTTTTTCATTGAACACGGATCTAGCAACGAAGCAAGAACAAAACGGTGCCAGTCACACACCATTCCTAACGTAAAAGAGCTTAAAAAGGTTGGGATATGGTTAAAAGCTAGCGAAACAAGTCGTTTAACCGACATCAGTTTCAACCCTATCTTCTTTATCGGAAAATTATGTTTACCGCCAATCCCCGTCGATGATTCAACCATGAACTTAATAGCTTACGAAATGTGTCCGGATTTCGACAACGATTTCAGCGTCAGTTCATATATGTGTTTCCTTGACTTATTGATCGATGAAGCTGAAGATGTTAAAGACCTGAGAGATGCCGGCATACTATACAATAGATTGGGGAGTGATGAAGAAGTGGCTAAGCTTTTCAATAAGATGAACACTGATTTGGTTCCTAGTCCGATGATTTACAGTGGGGTTAAATGGAAAATACATAATCATTGTAAGACTCCGTGGATTAATCATGCAGCTCAAGGTTATCATACTTATTTTAGGAGTCCTTGGACGGTTTTTGCACTTGCGGGTGCCATTACTGCACTTTTGCTTGCTGCTTTTCAGACTTATTTTACCATACATCAACCAAAGTAA